GCCCGGCGTGGGGTTGAGCGGGATGAGGTTGACGTGCACGCGGTGCTTGCCGATGCGCTGCGCCAGCTTCTTGCCGAGCAGGTCGGCGCGCCACGGGTGGTCGTTGACGTCGCGGATCAGCGCGTACTCGATCGACACCCGGCGCCCGGTGGTCATCGCGTAGCGGCGCGCGGCGTCGAGCACCTCGTCGACCTTCCACCGGTTGTTGACGGGCACGAGCGTGTCGCGCAGCTCGTCGTCGGGGGTGTGCAGCGAGACGGCGAGCGTGACGGGCAGGCCCTCCGCGGCCAGCTTGTCGATCGCCGGCACCAGCCCCACCGTGGACACGGTGACGCCGCGCGCGGAGATGCCCAGGCCGTCGGGCGCGGGCGAGGTGATTCGCCGCACCGCGGCGACCACGCGCTTGTAGTTGGCCAGCGGCTCGCCCATGCCCATGAACACGACGTTGGACAGCCGCGCGGGGGTGCCGAGCGCACCGTCGCGGGCGGCCGCGGCGGCCTGGCGGACCTGCTCGACGATCTCGCCCGTCGACATGTTGCGCTCCAGCCCGCCCTGGCCGGTGGCGCAG
This sequence is a window from Pseudonocardia petroleophila. Protein-coding genes within it:
- the rlmN gene encoding 23S rRNA (adenine(2503)-C(2))-methyltransferase RlmN; the protein is MTSLPLVFDAPKRALPPRHLADLDPADRRAAVAELGLPGFRADQVARHYFGRFTADVDAMTDLSPAAREALRPLLPALVTPVLEQSCDDGTTRKTLWKGHDGTRAESVLMGYPDRATVCVSSQAGCGMACPFCATGQGGLERNMSTGEIVEQVRQAAAAARDGALGTPARLSNVVFMGMGEPLANYKRVVAAVRRITSPAPDGLGISARGVTVSTVGLVPAIDKLAAEGLPVTLAVSLHTPDDELRDTLVPVNNRWKVDEVLDAARRYAMTTGRRVSIEYALIRDVNDHPWRADLLGKKLAQRIGKHRVHVNLIPLNPTPGSEWDASPRRVQDEFVRRVEAAGVACTVRDTRGREIAAACGQLAASQG